From Rhizobium favelukesii, the proteins below share one genomic window:
- a CDS encoding crotonase/enoyl-CoA hydratase family protein codes for MPETLMISIDERGVARLTLARKDKHNAMSAEMIDELTEAASALGSDKRVRAIVLAGAGKSFCAGGDLEWMRAQFQASRAERIAEARRLAMMFKALNELPRPLIGCVHGSAFGGGIGLISVCDTVIASEAARFGLTEVRLGLIPATISPYVVARIGSSAARSLFVSGRMFNAAHAKSIGLVASIVAPADLDRAVDREVDEFIAASPQAAARAKALVRSLASPITDEIVESVISQLADSWETDEAQAGISAFFERQRSNS; via the coding sequence ATGCCGGAAACGCTGATGATCTCGATCGACGAACGCGGTGTCGCGCGGCTTACGCTTGCCCGCAAAGACAAGCACAATGCAATGTCCGCCGAGATGATCGACGAGTTGACCGAAGCCGCAAGCGCACTTGGGTCGGACAAGAGGGTTCGCGCCATCGTGCTTGCCGGGGCCGGCAAGAGCTTCTGTGCAGGGGGCGATCTGGAGTGGATGAGAGCGCAGTTCCAGGCGAGCCGGGCGGAGAGAATTGCGGAAGCGCGACGGCTGGCTATGATGTTCAAGGCGTTGAACGAACTGCCGAGGCCGCTTATTGGTTGCGTCCACGGGAGCGCTTTCGGCGGCGGTATCGGGTTGATCAGCGTCTGCGATACCGTGATTGCCTCGGAGGCAGCGCGTTTCGGCCTGACGGAGGTCCGGCTTGGGCTAATACCGGCAACGATCAGCCCTTATGTCGTAGCGCGGATCGGCAGTTCTGCAGCGCGGTCCCTATTCGTCTCCGGTCGAATGTTTAACGCTGCCCATGCCAAGTCGATCGGTCTGGTCGCTTCCATTGTCGCGCCCGCCGATCTCGATCGCGCCGTCGACAGGGAGGTCGACGAATTCATTGCGGCCTCGCCGCAGGCTGCAGCACGCGCCAAGGCCCTGGTGCGTTCTCTCGCCTCGCCGATCACGGACGAGATCGTCGAGAGCGTGATTTCTCAGCTCGCGGATAGCTGGGAGACGGACGAGGCACAGGCCGGCATTTCCGCTTTCTTCGAAAGGCAGCGTTCAAATTCATAG